From Microbacterium sp. CGR2:
ACGCGGCGGTCACGTCGAGGTCGGACAGCGGGTGCATGACCCCCTCCTCGACCTGGCGCTCGAGCATGCTGCGCGTGCCGGCGAGGAACGCGTCGAAGAGGCGATCGGATGCCGCGGACGTGTCGACCAGCATCCGAGTGAGGTAGTCCAGCAGCACGATGTGCTCTTCGGGGGCGTCGAGCGCCGCCCGCATCATGTCTGCGGCAGCGCTCCCCGTGATCGCATCGTTCTCGTCGAGGAACGAGGCGACCACGAACTCGTCGCACGCTTCTCGCAGCCCCTCCTTGCCGCCGAAGTGATGGACGATGAGCGCCGCGCTGACGTCGGCCTCGGCGGCGATCTGGCGCAGCGTCGTGGCGGCGAAACCGTCGCGTGAGAAGCACGCGATCGCCGCATCGCGGATCCGCGCGCGGG
This genomic window contains:
- a CDS encoding TetR family transcriptional regulator, with amino-acid sequence MRSAPDDLSARARIRDAAIACFSRDGFAATTLRQIAAEADVSAALIVHHFGGKEGLREACDEFVVASFLDENDAITGSAAADMMRAALDAPEEHIVLLDYLTRMLVDTSAASDRLFDAFLAGTRSMLERQVEEGVMHPLSDLDVTAAYMTLYGLGPVLLQRHLARSLGEERLTTHLLERSTIPVLELFTHGLYTDDRLLVAAREALARKTGPRSDKGENDPNQDPDPPQ